Proteins from a genomic interval of Brucella intermedia LMG 3301:
- a CDS encoding PLP-dependent cysteine synthase family protein, whose product MGKIYNDISELIGDTPLVSFSRLQKSNEISARLLAKIEYLNPAGSIKDRTALGIIRYAERGGKIKPGDLLVDLTSGNTGIGIAAIATAKGYRTKFYLRDTISEDKINILRQFGSEIVLIDNDELLEPGVLQRVLDRIRSENPDAYYTGQRSNPANPAIHFETTGPEIWRDTDGAVDILVSTVGTGGTISGTGRYLKEKKSSLRVILVEPTADSVPSIDNPRVETIEGVHKVTDIEENVLPENYDRTVVDEIIAVTTEQSRRAAVSVAREEGFLVGTSSGAAIAAALQVAKRQENAGKTIVAVLPDSGERYLSLFQSSAIAE is encoded by the coding sequence GTGGGTAAGATATATAATGACATTTCGGAGCTTATCGGCGATACACCCCTTGTTTCATTCTCGCGGCTGCAAAAGAGCAATGAAATATCAGCGCGGCTTCTCGCAAAGATCGAGTATCTCAATCCAGCTGGTAGCATCAAAGATCGGACAGCGTTGGGGATCATTCGGTATGCGGAACGGGGCGGTAAAATCAAACCGGGTGATCTTCTGGTCGATCTGACAAGCGGCAATACCGGCATTGGCATTGCGGCCATTGCCACTGCAAAGGGCTACCGGACAAAGTTTTATCTGCGCGATACGATCAGCGAAGACAAGATTAATATTCTCCGTCAGTTCGGGTCTGAAATCGTCCTGATCGATAATGACGAACTGCTGGAGCCGGGAGTGCTGCAAAGGGTGCTTGATCGCATTCGCAGCGAAAATCCCGACGCATATTATACTGGCCAGCGTTCCAATCCTGCCAATCCGGCGATCCATTTTGAAACCACGGGACCCGAGATTTGGCGTGATACGGATGGGGCGGTGGATATTCTGGTGAGTACGGTCGGTACGGGCGGTACCATTTCTGGTACGGGTAGATATCTAAAGGAAAAGAAGTCATCGCTTCGTGTTATCCTTGTGGAGCCGACGGCGGATTCCGTGCCCTCGATCGATAATCCGCGCGTTGAAACCATCGAGGGTGTCCATAAAGTCACCGACATCGAAGAAAACGTACTGCCTGAAAACTACGACAGGACCGTTGTTGATGAAATCATCGCTGTGACCACGGAACAGTCCCGCCGGGCGGCCGTGTCGGTTGCGCGTGAAGAGGGCTTTCTGGTCGGTACGTCTTCAGGTGCAGCGATTGCTGCTGCGCTTCAAGTTGCAAAGCGGCAGGAGAATGCAGGAAAGACCATAGTCGCTGTGTTGCCCGATAGTGGAGAACGCTATTTGTCGCTGTTTCAAAGCTCGGCCATTGCGGAG
- a CDS encoding CopD family protein, with amino-acid sequence MTGIDIVIALVRCLNLAGLATFAGAVFLRILVVPGVKSEGKTTAFLRMWCRFCGYFVAVSAFGLALWVPLQFSLLSGANSFSDALAFLPSGLLGTAFGIASCLRALAIVLLVLLLPHAEKSPTIRILLFLIAVLALGLQMRMGHAAAADGLWLPSAVAAHVIAGSLWFGSLLPLYLLLRVSRDSGLQVARRFSRFGIVFVTFLIAGAAIAGWVLTGGVPGLIGTSYGKIIIIKVVLLAFMLMIAALNRFRLSADGRSGQGLRYALIFEMIIGLAVFFAASLLATQPPAVHENIIWPFDYRLRDNILSDPLLADAAWRSFKPLPVALLIGIGCLFLPKWRWQAVIVVAFAGLIFFQPPRTELFLQDANEASFLRSPTSYTSIAIARGAAAFGSNCASCHGNDGRGRGEQATGDPIWPPDLTAPLFADRRDGEFFWTIMHGKELQDSRQSMPGFESVLDAKTAWSLVDYIRTIASARTISLPAPDGAVYPASSPRIAVYCGGKLHEVGRQHDNFWLLLLEDKHLEVFALDSNGIATECDVSDQTAAVVMRLLTPTADGASFLVDQNGWIRFRWLGHEKPEPSVLKAAVSKVRTNPVSLSNRGHHS; translated from the coding sequence TTTTGTGGCTATTTCGTGGCGGTCAGCGCTTTCGGACTGGCCCTGTGGGTACCACTTCAGTTCTCACTGCTATCTGGTGCGAATAGTTTTTCTGATGCATTAGCTTTTCTCCCAAGCGGACTGTTGGGCACAGCGTTCGGCATCGCATCGTGCCTGCGGGCCTTGGCAATCGTGCTCCTGGTTTTGCTTCTGCCTCATGCAGAAAAATCTCCGACCATACGCATCCTGTTGTTTTTGATAGCTGTTTTGGCGTTAGGCCTTCAGATGCGCATGGGTCATGCCGCTGCCGCCGACGGCCTTTGGCTGCCATCAGCCGTAGCAGCCCATGTTATTGCCGGATCATTATGGTTCGGATCGCTGCTGCCGCTGTATCTGCTTCTGCGCGTTTCGCGTGATTCAGGTCTTCAGGTCGCGCGGCGCTTTTCCCGGTTCGGCATTGTTTTTGTTACATTTCTTATTGCCGGAGCCGCCATTGCCGGATGGGTGCTGACCGGTGGAGTTCCGGGATTGATCGGCACCAGTTACGGCAAGATCATTATTATAAAAGTCGTTCTGCTTGCCTTCATGCTTATGATTGCAGCGCTTAATCGCTTCCGGTTGAGCGCCGATGGACGCAGCGGGCAGGGACTTCGTTATGCCCTGATCTTTGAGATGATAATCGGCCTGGCTGTGTTTTTCGCCGCCTCTCTTTTGGCAACGCAGCCGCCTGCTGTGCATGAGAATATAATCTGGCCGTTTGACTATCGCCTGCGCGACAACATTCTTAGCGATCCGCTTCTTGCCGATGCAGCGTGGCGCAGTTTCAAGCCGCTGCCGGTGGCGCTATTGATCGGTATCGGCTGTCTGTTTCTGCCCAAATGGCGGTGGCAGGCGGTTATTGTTGTGGCATTTGCCGGTCTGATATTTTTCCAGCCACCACGAACGGAATTGTTTCTTCAGGATGCCAATGAGGCGAGTTTTCTGCGCTCGCCCACGTCCTATACGTCGATCGCAATCGCGAGGGGCGCTGCAGCTTTTGGAAGCAATTGTGCGTCTTGTCATGGTAATGACGGGCGCGGCCGCGGTGAACAGGCAACCGGCGACCCCATATGGCCGCCCGATCTGACGGCACCCTTGTTTGCGGATCGCCGAGACGGCGAATTCTTCTGGACGATAATGCATGGCAAGGAGTTACAAGATAGTCGTCAATCCATGCCCGGTTTTGAATCGGTGCTGGATGCAAAAACAGCTTGGTCGCTTGTGGACTATATTCGCACGATTGCGTCTGCCCGGACAATTAGCCTACCAGCGCCAGATGGCGCGGTTTACCCGGCATCCAGCCCGCGGATTGCAGTTTATTGCGGGGGAAAGCTCCATGAAGTCGGGCGGCAACACGACAATTTCTGGCTGCTTCTTCTTGAGGACAAACATCTTGAAGTCTTTGCTCTCGATAGCAATGGCATCGCGACAGAATGTGATGTTTCCGACCAGACTGCGGCTGTGGTCATGCGGCTTCTGACACCTACTGCCGATGGCGCAAGCTTTCTCGTGGATCAGAACGGCTGGATACGGTTCCGATGGTTGGGGCATGAAAAACCGGAACCCTCGGTTCTTAAGGCAGCGGTCAGCAAGGTTCGTACCAATCCGGTCAGTCTATCGAACAGGGGACATCATTCTTAA